In one Oleidesulfovibrio alaskensis DSM 16109 genomic region, the following are encoded:
- the htpG gene encoding molecular chaperone HtpG: MSKEHGAAAEKHEFRTEVRKLLHIITHSLYTNREIFLRELVSNASDALDKLRFAQTRGEAAPAADLDLNIAITVNEETRTLTVSDTGIGMTRQELIDNLGTIASSGSERFLKELAEKGEQASNIIGRFGVGFYAVFMVADSVTVTTRSALDASGAWRWTSDGLGSFELEEALDAPERGTRIDIRLKEDAGDFLKKDHLKDVIRRHSNFIPFPVSVEGEHVNTTPALWREPRFQVTEEQYKDFYTFLTFDTQAPMDTIHLSIDAPVQFTSLAFIPNFGNELFGYDRDKYGLDLYVRRVLISKEYKALIPEYLSFLKGVVDTEDLPLNISRETLQENALIAKIRQTLVKQVLAHLAKLAESDAEKYATFWRTHGRVFRMGYNDYVNRDKFIPLLRFNSSALDDEKGLCSLDDYIGRAREGQKTVWYVSAPNREAARLNPHVEIFRRKGIEVLYLYEAADEFIMESLGKWNEFEFRSAEHADADALKDFDDVEKKDAPEALDEEGRKTLSSLLSHMKTLLGDKVEDVRESARLSDSPACLASKDGGMTASMEKLMRVMNKDESVPRKVLEINPDHPLTRNLLRLYRADADDRLLAQATEQLYESALLLEGYLRDPHALVGRVNSLLEQATGWYAEVRKL, from the coding sequence ATGAGCAAAGAGCACGGCGCCGCCGCCGAAAAACACGAATTCCGCACCGAAGTACGCAAGCTGCTGCACATCATCACCCATTCTCTGTACACCAACAGAGAAATTTTTCTGCGCGAACTGGTCTCCAACGCTTCCGACGCACTGGACAAGCTGCGCTTTGCACAGACACGGGGCGAAGCCGCTCCGGCCGCCGACCTTGACCTGAACATAGCCATAACCGTCAACGAAGAAACACGCACCCTGACAGTCAGTGATACCGGCATCGGCATGACCCGTCAGGAACTTATCGATAACCTTGGCACCATCGCCAGCTCCGGTTCCGAGCGTTTTCTCAAAGAACTTGCCGAAAAAGGTGAACAGGCAAGCAATATCATCGGCCGGTTCGGTGTGGGTTTTTATGCCGTGTTCATGGTGGCCGATTCTGTAACGGTGACCACGCGCAGCGCGCTGGACGCCTCCGGCGCATGGCGCTGGACCAGTGACGGGCTGGGCAGTTTTGAACTGGAAGAAGCCCTCGACGCGCCGGAACGCGGCACCCGCATAGACATCCGTCTGAAGGAAGATGCCGGTGATTTTCTGAAAAAAGACCATCTGAAGGATGTCATCCGCAGGCACTCCAACTTCATCCCCTTCCCCGTTTCGGTAGAAGGCGAACACGTCAACACCACCCCGGCCCTGTGGCGCGAACCCAGATTTCAGGTCACCGAGGAACAGTACAAAGATTTTTATACGTTCCTCACCTTTGACACACAGGCGCCCATGGACACCATCCACCTTTCCATCGATGCGCCGGTACAGTTCACATCTCTGGCTTTCATTCCCAATTTTGGCAACGAGCTTTTCGGGTATGACCGCGACAAATACGGACTGGACCTGTATGTGCGCCGAGTGCTCATCAGCAAAGAATACAAGGCCCTGATTCCTGAATATCTTTCGTTCCTCAAAGGGGTTGTGGATACGGAAGACCTGCCGCTGAACATCTCGCGCGAAACGCTGCAGGAAAATGCGCTCATCGCCAAAATCCGCCAGACGCTGGTAAAGCAGGTGCTGGCGCATCTGGCAAAACTTGCGGAATCAGATGCCGAAAAATATGCCACCTTCTGGCGTACCCACGGACGGGTGTTCCGCATGGGCTACAACGATTACGTCAACAGAGATAAATTCATCCCGCTGCTGCGCTTCAACAGTTCCGCACTGGATGACGAAAAAGGTCTGTGCTCGCTGGATGACTATATCGGCCGTGCAAGAGAGGGGCAGAAGACCGTCTGGTATGTGTCCGCACCCAACCGTGAAGCCGCACGCCTGAACCCCCATGTGGAGATTTTCCGGCGCAAGGGCATTGAAGTGCTGTATCTGTACGAAGCTGCAGACGAGTTCATCATGGAATCGCTCGGCAAATGGAACGAGTTTGAATTCCGCTCCGCGGAACATGCCGATGCCGACGCACTGAAAGACTTTGATGATGTGGAAAAGAAGGATGCGCCTGAAGCTCTGGACGAAGAAGGACGAAAAACTCTGAGCAGCCTGCTGTCCCACATGAAAACCCTGCTGGGCGACAAGGTGGAAGACGTGCGCGAATCAGCGCGGCTTTCTGATTCTCCCGCCTGCCTTGCCAGTAAAGACGGCGGTATGACTGCTTCCATGGAAAAACTGATGCGCGTCATGAACAAAGACGAATCAGTGCCGCGCAAAGTGCTGGAAATCAACCCTGACCATCCGCTTACCCGAAACCTGCTGCGGCTTTACCGCGCCGATGCTGACGACAGGCTGCTCGCGCAGGCCACGGAACAGCTTTACGAATCCGCTTTGCTGCTTGAAGGCTACCTGCGTGATCCCCACGCGCTTGTCGGCAGAGTGAATTCGCTGCTTGAACAGGCCACCGGCTGGTACGCAGAAGTGCGCAAACTGTAG
- a CDS encoding TIGR03905 family TSCPD domain-containing protein: MFTFTPAGVCAKQMQFDIDAGGKLADVRFTGGCPGNLEAISRLLEGMEAGEAVSRLTGITCGKKPTSCPDQLARAVRKVLDGEGDSMRARPAGAASLGFGLGNPFA, encoded by the coding sequence ATGTTCACGTTTACTCCCGCAGGCGTCTGCGCAAAACAGATGCAGTTTGATATTGATGCCGGAGGAAAGCTGGCCGATGTGCGTTTTACCGGCGGCTGTCCCGGCAACCTTGAAGCCATTTCGCGTCTGCTGGAAGGAATGGAAGCCGGCGAGGCTGTTTCCCGCCTGACAGGCATCACCTGCGGTAAAAAGCCCACGTCCTGCCCTGACCAGCTGGCACGGGCCGTGCGCAAGGTGCTCGACGGTGAAGGCGACTCCATGCGTGCGCGTCCCGCCGGTGCAGCCTCTCTCGGTTTCGGGCTGGGCAATCCCTTTGCCTGA
- a CDS encoding glycine zipper 2TM domain-containing protein, which yields MMHKTVVRPARRQGVAAVVFVLLLAMFGAGCSSQSGSVYSTSQARVVHRVEYGTVTAVRQVQIQGEQSGLGVLGGAVVGGVLGSTMGASTGRTLAILGGSLAGAAAGAAGEQALKDKNGLELTVKMEDGSTVSIVQEADEYFAAGDRVRVLTAGDGSARVRH from the coding sequence ATGATGCATAAAACCGTTGTCCGCCCGGCCCGCAGGCAGGGCGTTGCGGCAGTTGTTTTTGTGCTGTTGCTGGCAATGTTCGGAGCAGGTTGCTCCAGCCAGAGCGGCAGTGTGTATTCCACCAGCCAGGCGCGCGTGGTGCACCGTGTAGAATACGGTACCGTAACGGCGGTGCGTCAGGTGCAGATTCAGGGCGAACAGTCCGGACTGGGCGTGCTGGGAGGTGCAGTAGTGGGCGGCGTGCTGGGCAGCACCATGGGTGCCAGCACCGGACGCACGCTGGCCATACTGGGCGGTTCGCTGGCCGGAGCCGCTGCCGGTGCCGCGGGTGAACAGGCCCTCAAGGACAAAAACGGTCTGGAACTGACGGTGAAAATGGAAGACGGCTCCACCGTTTCCATCGTGCAGGAAGCAGATGAATATTTCGCCGCGGGTGACCGCGTGCGTGTGCTTACGGCCGGTGACGGTTCCGCCCGTGTGAGACATTAA
- a CDS encoding HD-GYP domain-containing protein, with translation MEQESAALALGIAGQATREGSRTEAADSGLLFTRGDAGCGDVRLTVHQLAESLGNAIDARDPHTHSHSDEVAETARVTALAMGCSFEQAEMLHIAGHLHDIGKIGIPDNILRKASPLDDEEWEIMRSHPLIGANIIRPVALLAESGGVVDVVLHHHERWDGKGYPHGLAGRDIPLGARIIAVADTLSAMLQTRPYREGRSFGAAVAEIVRCSGSQFDPAVVEAFVASLDRVKHAWPAGGQAPAFMPPR, from the coding sequence ATGGAGCAGGAATCCGCAGCGTTGGCATTGGGCATCGCAGGGCAGGCGACGCGTGAAGGCAGCAGAACAGAGGCGGCAGACAGCGGCCTTTTGTTTACAAGGGGTGATGCAGGCTGCGGCGATGTGCGTCTGACAGTGCATCAGCTGGCGGAATCATTGGGCAATGCCATTGATGCGCGCGACCCGCATACTCACAGTCATTCGGACGAAGTGGCGGAAACGGCCCGTGTCACTGCGCTGGCTATGGGATGTTCTTTTGAACAGGCAGAAATGCTGCACATAGCAGGCCATCTGCATGATATCGGAAAAATAGGAATTCCTGACAATATCCTGCGCAAGGCAAGCCCGCTGGACGATGAAGAGTGGGAAATCATGCGCAGCCACCCCCTGATAGGGGCCAATATCATAAGGCCTGTGGCCTTGCTGGCGGAAAGCGGCGGGGTGGTGGACGTGGTGTTGCATCATCATGAACGCTGGGACGGTAAAGGGTATCCGCACGGGCTGGCCGGAAGGGATATTCCGCTGGGAGCCCGCATCATTGCCGTGGCCGACACACTTTCGGCCATGCTGCAGACACGTCCGTACAGAGAAGGTCGCAGCTTTGGCGCCGCCGTGGCCGAGATTGTACGCTGCTCCGGCAGTCAGTTTGATCCTGCCGTGGTCGAAGCCTTTGTGGCTTCGCTGGACCGCGTGAAGCATGCGTGGCCGGCAGGGGGGCAAGCGCCTGCTTTTATGCCGCCGCGATAA